One segment of Deinococcus metalli DNA contains the following:
- a CDS encoding succinate dehydrogenase hydrophobic membrane anchor subunit, with protein sequence MIRARTFTDARQQAHSNAELNWWVFMRISGLILVFLILGHVYMTFIQVSESDATFDAVVGKLANPAWKFYDWLILSLALLHGANGARYSIEDYVRSRPTRAWVKGLFYTVVALLFAFGTIGLFSI encoded by the coding sequence ATGATCCGCGCGAGGACCTTCACGGACGCCCGGCAGCAGGCGCACAGCAACGCGGAGCTGAACTGGTGGGTGTTCATGCGGATCAGCGGCCTGATCCTGGTGTTCCTGATCCTGGGGCACGTGTACATGACCTTCATCCAGGTGAGCGAGTCCGACGCGACCTTCGACGCCGTGGTCGGCAAGCTGGCCAACCCGGCGTGGAAGTTCTATGACTGGCTGATCCTGAGCCTGGCGCTGCTGCACGGCGCGAACGGCGCGCGGTACTCCATCGAGGACTACGTGCGTTCGCGGCCGACCCGCGCGTGGGTCAAGGGCCTGTTCTACACCGTGGTGGCGCTGCTCTTCGCGTTCGGCACCATCGGGCTCTTCTCAATTTAA
- the hemB gene encoding porphobilinogen synthase, whose amino-acid sequence MLDRPRRLRRTPALRALTREVHLHPSQFIHPIFVHEREDEQAIATMPGVSRHSVAGAVAQAREALALGIPSVILFGIPDHKDAHGSGAYAEDGIVQRAARAIKDAVPGISVVADTCLCEYTDHGHCGVLCGVPGQTGADAWTVDNDPSLDLLARTAVSQAAAGADVVAPSAMLDGQVGAIRAALDDAGYGHVPVMSYAVKYASAYYGPFRDAAGSTPSVGNRATYQMDPAGGYREALREARLDAEQGADTLMVKPALAYLDVLSLLKREFDLPVVAYNVSGEYALIKAAAQAGFMDERRTVLETLTGMRRAGADAIITYHAMDAARWLQERA is encoded by the coding sequence ATGCTGGATCGCCCCCGCCGTCTGCGCCGCACGCCCGCCCTGCGGGCCCTCACCCGCGAGGTGCACCTGCACCCCTCGCAGTTCATCCACCCCATCTTCGTGCACGAGCGCGAGGATGAGCAGGCCATCGCCACCATGCCCGGTGTGAGCCGCCACTCGGTGGCCGGGGCGGTGGCCCAGGCGCGCGAGGCGCTGGCCCTGGGCATCCCCAGCGTGATCCTGTTCGGCATTCCCGACCACAAGGACGCGCACGGCAGCGGTGCGTACGCCGAGGACGGCATCGTGCAGCGCGCCGCCCGCGCCATCAAGGACGCCGTGCCGGGCATCAGTGTGGTGGCCGACACCTGTCTGTGCGAGTACACGGACCACGGGCACTGCGGCGTGCTGTGCGGCGTGCCCGGCCAGACCGGGGCCGACGCGTGGACCGTGGATAACGATCCCAGTCTGGACCTGCTGGCGCGCACCGCCGTGTCGCAGGCCGCCGCCGGGGCGGACGTGGTCGCCCCGAGCGCCATGCTGGACGGGCAGGTGGGCGCGATCCGCGCCGCGCTGGACGACGCGGGGTACGGGCACGTGCCGGTCATGAGCTACGCCGTGAAGTATGCCAGCGCGTACTACGGCCCCTTCCGCGACGCCGCCGGCTCCACGCCCAGCGTGGGCAACCGCGCCACGTACCAGATGGACCCCGCCGGTGGCTACCGCGAGGCCCTGCGCGAGGCCCGCCTGGACGCCGAACAGGGCGCCGACACGCTGATGGTCAAGCCCGCCCTGGCGTACCTGGACGTGCTGAGCCTGCTCAAGCGCGAGTTCGACCTGCCGGTCGTGGCGTACAACGTGAGCGGCGAGTACGCGCTGATCAAGGCCGCCGCGCAGGCGGGCTTCATGGATGAGCGCCGCACGGTGCTGGAGACCCTGACCGGCATGCGCCGCGCCGGCGCCGACGCGATCATCACCTACCACGCCATGGACGCGGCCCGCTGGCTTCAGGAGCGCGCGTGA
- a CDS encoding 3-isopropylmalate dehydratase small subunit, producing the protein MPTVHVFARDHINTDEIIPARHLTTDVESELARYAMEDYDKDFVRRVQPGDIIVAGADFGCGSSREHAVWALRGAGVSAVIAPNFARIYYRNSINNGFLALECDGIVEAFQDGDPADLNLRGGTITNTRTGQSLTFVPVPQFALDVQKAGGWLEYMKAHDQAALEAETLNAQSTEAGHGHPGQEEQHA; encoded by the coding sequence ATGCCCACCGTGCACGTGTTCGCCCGTGACCACATCAACACCGACGAGATCATCCCCGCGCGCCACCTGACCACCGACGTCGAATCAGAACTCGCCCGTTACGCCATGGAGGACTACGACAAGGACTTCGTGCGGCGCGTGCAGCCCGGCGACATCATCGTGGCCGGCGCCGACTTCGGCTGTGGCAGCAGCCGCGAGCACGCCGTCTGGGCGCTGCGCGGCGCGGGCGTGTCGGCCGTCATCGCCCCGAACTTCGCGCGCATCTACTACCGCAACTCGATCAACAACGGCTTTCTCGCGCTGGAATGTGACGGCATCGTCGAGGCCTTCCAGGACGGCGATCCGGCCGACCTCAACCTGCGCGGCGGCACCATCACCAACACCCGCACCGGGCAGAGCCTGACCTTCGTGCCGGTGCCGCAGTTCGCGCTGGACGTGCAGAAGGCCGGCGGGTGGCTGGAGTACATGAAGGCCCACGACCAGGCCGCGCTGGAAGCCGAGACGCTGAACGCACAGAGCACCGAGGCCGGACACGGCCACCCCGGCCAGGAGGAGCAGCATGCCTAA
- a CDS encoding cyclin-dependent kinase inhibitor 3 family protein — protein sequence MNAPIRVDWIPTGLWPGRLGLTFAPGKKGVSVYQPGVTHARDVHEDMRTLAQGGAQVISPLIEDFEFDLLGMDGYHAAADAHGLTVVPCPIPDGSVPRDVAAFTGYLDDLMTVLLDGHSVVVHCRGGLGRAGLTAACLLVQAGLTPEDAIALVRQTRSPNAIETREQERFVHDFADVVPQGGHA from the coding sequence GTGAACGCTCCGATCCGCGTGGACTGGATTCCCACCGGCCTGTGGCCCGGGCGCCTGGGCCTGACCTTCGCGCCCGGCAAGAAGGGCGTGAGCGTGTACCAGCCGGGTGTCACCCATGCCCGCGACGTGCACGAGGACATGCGGACGCTGGCGCAGGGCGGTGCGCAGGTGATCTCCCCGCTGATCGAGGATTTCGAGTTCGATTTGCTGGGAATGGACGGCTACCACGCGGCCGCCGACGCGCACGGCCTCACCGTCGTGCCCTGTCCGATTCCGGACGGCAGCGTGCCGCGTGACGTGGCCGCCTTCACGGGCTACCTCGACGACCTCATGACGGTGCTGCTCGACGGGCACTCCGTGGTCGTGCACTGCCGTGGTGGCCTGGGCCGCGCGGGGCTGACCGCCGCGTGTCTGCTGGTGCAGGCGGGTCTGACGCCGGAAGACGCCATCGCCCTGGTACGGCAGACGCGCAGCCCGAACGCCATCGAGACCCGCGAGCAGGAACGCTTCGTCCACGACTTCGCGGACGTCGTGCCGCAGGGAGGTCACGCATGA
- a CDS encoding roadblock/LC7 domain-containing protein codes for MMDTLMAVRGMKHVLLIDLSGSVVSSAGLEPAFLKRELGLIAAGKAVIGSLQSSLGATEWNELLLDVDGGPVLLTPFGPQILLTAFDDVTSLGRVRFAVRRLINP; via the coding sequence ATGATGGACACGCTGATGGCCGTGCGCGGCATGAAGCACGTCCTGCTGATCGACCTGAGCGGCTCGGTCGTGAGTTCCGCCGGGCTCGAGCCCGCGTTCCTGAAACGCGAACTGGGCCTGATCGCGGCCGGCAAGGCCGTGATCGGCAGCCTGCAGTCGAGCCTGGGCGCCACCGAGTGGAACGAACTGCTGCTCGACGTGGACGGCGGCCCGGTGCTGCTTACACCCTTCGGACCGCAGATCCTGCTGACCGCCTTCGACGACGTGACCAGCCTGGGCCGGGTGCGCTTCGCGGTCCGCCGCCTGATCAATCCCTGA
- the leuB gene encoding 3-isopropylmalate dehydrogenase — protein sequence MPKVVTLPGDGIGPEVTAAAVQVLREVAPDVQIEEHAIGGVAYDTYGEPFPQRTRDALQGADAVLLGTVGGAQDSVWNTLPRPLRPESGLLALRKALGCYANLRPVRVQPGLEHLSPLKADLARGVDILIVRELLGGVYFDGDRKIDGATAYNTMRYTTPEVERVARVAFWAAEQRKGRVTSVDKANVLEVSELWRRDVTALRDREYRGIHLNHEYVDSVAMLIVSDPSRYDVIVTENLFGDILSDLAAVIPGSLGLMPSASLGDGAGLFEPIHGSAPDIAGKGVANPAAAIMSAGMLLRHGLKRPEAANQIDRAVALALRAQPTRDLGGTADTQSFTRAVMDALETSPAVG from the coding sequence ATGCCTAAGGTCGTCACGCTGCCTGGCGACGGCATCGGCCCGGAGGTCACGGCGGCGGCCGTGCAGGTGCTGCGCGAGGTCGCGCCGGACGTGCAGATCGAGGAGCACGCCATCGGCGGCGTCGCCTACGACACGTACGGTGAACCCTTCCCGCAGCGCACCCGTGACGCCCTGCAAGGCGCCGACGCCGTGCTGCTCGGCACCGTGGGCGGCGCGCAGGACAGTGTGTGGAACACGCTGCCGCGCCCGCTGCGGCCGGAAAGCGGCCTGCTCGCGCTGCGCAAGGCGCTGGGCTGCTACGCGAACCTGCGCCCGGTGCGCGTGCAGCCGGGTCTGGAGCACCTGTCGCCGCTGAAGGCGGACCTCGCACGCGGCGTGGATATCCTGATCGTGCGCGAGCTGCTGGGCGGCGTGTACTTCGACGGCGACCGCAAGATCGACGGCGCGACCGCCTACAACACCATGCGCTACACCACGCCGGAGGTCGAGCGCGTGGCGCGCGTGGCGTTCTGGGCGGCCGAGCAGCGCAAGGGCCGCGTGACCAGCGTGGACAAGGCCAACGTGCTGGAGGTCAGCGAACTGTGGCGCCGGGACGTGACCGCCCTGCGTGACCGCGAGTACCGGGGCATCCACCTGAACCACGAGTACGTGGACTCGGTCGCCATGCTGATCGTGTCGGACCCCAGCCGGTACGACGTGATCGTCACCGAGAACCTCTTCGGGGACATCCTGAGCGACCTCGCCGCGGTGATTCCCGGCAGCCTGGGCCTGATGCCGAGCGCGTCCCTGGGCGACGGCGCGGGCCTGTTCGAGCCGATCCACGGCAGCGCGCCGGACATCGCCGGCAAGGGCGTCGCCAACCCGGCCGCCGCGATCATGAGCGCGGGCATGCTGCTGCGCCACGGCCTGAAGCGCCCGGAGGCCGCCAACCAGATCGACCGCGCGGTCGCGCTGGCCCTGCGCGCCCAGCCGACCCGCGACCTGGGCGGCACGGCCGACACGCAGAGTTTCACCCGCGCCGTGATGGACGCGCTGGAGACTTCGCCCGCCGTCGGGTAA
- a CDS encoding LysE family transporter, protein MDLKLLLAVAALHVVVLVVPGPDVLLVSQTALARTRRAALLAGLGVVLGIGLLFQAFPWVHGVIKVAGGVYLLWMGYSLWRSSLTPGHAAHAPVGAPAGDLHALRAGFLTNIANPKAAVFFGSVFSGVLGAHADAPLKIAAFAVIVLLSVAWFTLVATGMSTARMQSAYLRARRGVDRVAGSLMLGFGGLLLASRE, encoded by the coding sequence ATGGACCTGAAACTCCTGTTGGCCGTGGCCGCACTGCACGTGGTGGTGCTGGTCGTGCCCGGCCCGGACGTGCTGCTCGTCAGCCAGACGGCGCTGGCCCGCACCCGGCGCGCCGCGCTGCTGGCGGGCCTGGGCGTGGTGCTGGGCATCGGCCTGCTGTTCCAGGCGTTCCCGTGGGTGCACGGCGTGATCAAGGTCGCGGGCGGCGTGTACCTGCTGTGGATGGGCTACAGCCTGTGGCGCTCCAGCCTCACGCCGGGGCACGCCGCGCACGCCCCGGTGGGCGCGCCGGCCGGCGACCTGCACGCGCTGCGGGCGGGGTTCCTGACGAACATCGCCAATCCCAAGGCGGCGGTGTTCTTCGGGAGCGTGTTCTCCGGGGTGCTCGGCGCCCACGCGGACGCGCCGCTGAAGATCGCCGCCTTCGCCGTCATCGTGCTGCTCAGCGTGGCGTGGTTCACGCTGGTCGCCACCGGCATGTCCACCGCCCGCATGCAGAGCGCGTACCTGCGCGCCCGGCGGGGTGTGGACCGCGTGGCGGGCAGCCTGATGCTGGGCTTCGGCGGGCTGCTGCTCGCCAGCCGGGAGTAG
- the sdhC gene encoding succinate dehydrogenase, cytochrome b556 subunit, producing the protein MYRGREGQWAFLLHRLSGLAILLYLLLHVFSIGSFIFGERFYMAIHTTYDLWPFRIGLVFVTAGVVYHAFNGLRIIVMDFTGAGVAYQRQMWYAVLLISAASFVYALLTLWPRMVGGY; encoded by the coding sequence ATGTACCGAGGGAGAGAGGGGCAGTGGGCATTCCTGCTTCACCGTTTGTCCGGACTGGCGATCCTGCTGTACCTGCTGCTGCATGTGTTCAGCATCGGGTCGTTCATCTTCGGGGAACGGTTTTACATGGCGATCCACACCACCTACGATCTGTGGCCGTTCCGGATCGGTCTGGTGTTCGTGACGGCCGGCGTGGTGTACCACGCGTTCAACGGCCTGCGGATCATCGTGATGGACTTCACCGGAGCGGGCGTGGCGTACCAGCGGCAGATGTGGTACGCGGTGCTGCTGATCAGCGCCGCGTCGTTCGTGTACGCGCTGCTGACGCTGTGGCCGCGCATGGTCGGGGGGTACTGA
- the sdhA gene encoding succinate dehydrogenase flavoprotein subunit, with product MHHRYDVLVVGAGGAGLMAALYAAKGNVSVACISKLYPTRSHTGAAQGGIGAALGNVAEDHWEWHMFDTVKGGDYLTDQDAAEVFAKDIIDAVYELEHMGLPFSRTPEGKIAQRKFGGHTRDFGKAAVERSCYAKDRTGHMILQTLYQQNVKEGTTFYNEFHVTDLIIEDGRCRGLVAYDLATGELHTFHAKAVILAAGGYGRIFKITSNALTLTGDLMSIYYRKGLPLEDMEFYQFHPTGLAKLGILVTEGIRGEGGILRNKDGERFMERYAPTIKDLAPRDIVSRSMITEIREGRGVGRDGDAIYIDLTHLPREVIEGKLAEITDLARTYLGQDPVKDLVMVQPTAHYAMGGIPTDLNGLCLSDGSGGTVEGLYAAGEQACVSLHGANRLGTNSLGDLVVFGRRAGIAAAAYAKQVELPEIPEHAERATEDMFDRLRNASGKDNAAAIRKALQESMMNNVGIFRNGPDMEQQVGIVQELKARYANVSVSDPARRYNSELIEAMELGFMLDCAEAMTSSALNRTESRGAHDRADFHERDDVNWLKHTMAYKDLDRPGNVIIGYKPVSLKGFTRAFEPKPRVY from the coding sequence ATGCATCATCGCTATGACGTGCTGGTTGTGGGGGCGGGTGGAGCGGGCCTGATGGCCGCGCTGTATGCCGCCAAGGGCAACGTGTCGGTCGCGTGTATCAGCAAGCTGTACCCGACCCGGTCGCACACGGGCGCCGCGCAGGGCGGGATCGGCGCGGCCCTCGGCAACGTGGCCGAGGACCACTGGGAATGGCATATGTTCGACACCGTCAAGGGCGGCGACTACCTGACGGATCAGGACGCCGCCGAGGTGTTCGCCAAGGACATCATTGACGCGGTGTACGAGCTGGAGCACATGGGTCTGCCGTTCTCGCGCACGCCCGAGGGCAAGATCGCGCAGCGCAAGTTCGGCGGCCACACCCGTGACTTTGGCAAGGCGGCGGTGGAGCGCTCGTGCTACGCCAAAGACCGCACCGGGCACATGATCCTCCAGACGCTGTACCAGCAGAACGTGAAGGAAGGCACCACCTTCTACAACGAGTTCCACGTGACGGACCTGATCATTGAGGACGGCCGCTGCCGCGGACTGGTCGCGTACGATCTGGCGACCGGAGAACTGCACACCTTCCACGCCAAGGCCGTGATCCTCGCGGCGGGCGGCTATGGCCGGATCTTCAAGATCACGTCCAACGCCCTGACGCTCACGGGCGACCTGATGAGCATCTACTACCGCAAGGGCCTGCCGCTGGAGGACATGGAGTTCTACCAGTTCCACCCGACCGGGCTGGCCAAGCTGGGGATTCTGGTCACCGAGGGCATCCGCGGCGAGGGCGGCATCCTGCGCAACAAGGACGGCGAGCGTTTCATGGAACGCTACGCGCCGACCATCAAGGACCTCGCGCCGCGCGACATCGTGTCGCGCTCCATGATCACCGAGATCCGCGAGGGCCGCGGCGTGGGCCGGGACGGCGACGCCATCTACATCGACCTGACGCACCTGCCGCGCGAGGTGATCGAGGGCAAGCTGGCCGAGATCACCGACCTGGCCAGGACGTACCTGGGCCAGGACCCGGTCAAGGACCTCGTGATGGTGCAGCCGACCGCTCACTACGCGATGGGCGGCATTCCCACGGACCTCAACGGCCTGTGCTTGAGCGACGGCAGCGGCGGCACCGTGGAGGGCCTGTACGCGGCCGGCGAGCAGGCCTGCGTGAGCCTGCACGGCGCCAACCGTCTGGGTACCAACAGCCTGGGCGACCTCGTGGTGTTCGGCCGCCGCGCCGGGATCGCCGCCGCGGCGTACGCCAAGCAGGTGGAACTCCCCGAGATACCCGAGCACGCCGAGCGCGCCACCGAGGACATGTTCGACCGGCTGCGCAACGCGAGCGGCAAGGACAACGCCGCCGCGATCCGCAAGGCGCTGCAGGAATCGATGATGAACAACGTCGGGATCTTCCGCAACGGCCCGGACATGGAACAGCAGGTCGGGATCGTGCAGGAACTCAAGGCCCGCTACGCGAACGTCAGCGTGAGCGACCCGGCCCGGCGCTACAACAGTGAGCTGATCGAGGCGATGGAACTGGGCTTCATGCTTGACTGTGCCGAGGCCATGACCTCCAGCGCCCTGAACCGCACCGAGTCGCGCGGCGCGCACGACCGCGCCGACTTCCACGAACGCGACGACGTGAACTGGCTCAAGCACACCATGGCCTACAAGGATCTGGATCGGCCTGGCAACGTGATCATCGGCTACAAGCCGGTATCCCTGAAGGGATTCACGCGGGCCTTCGAACCCAAGCCGCGCGTGTACTGA
- a CDS encoding DinB family protein gives MLRDLQALYDRDLLALHGELRAYPDEASLWRVQGDILNPAGNLALHLIGNLSQFVGDDLGGVPYERDRPAEFARRDVPRADLLDGVERVRALVGSTLSRLDEATLAAPHPRALPGFPEGMTSGYFLIHLHGHLTWHLGQVNYHRRLTAPST, from the coding sequence ATGCTGCGTGACCTCCAGGCCCTCTACGACCGCGATCTGCTGGCCCTGCACGGCGAACTGCGCGCCTACCCGGACGAGGCGTCGCTGTGGCGGGTGCAGGGCGACATCCTGAACCCGGCCGGGAACCTTGCGCTGCACCTGATCGGCAACCTGTCGCAGTTCGTCGGGGACGATCTGGGCGGCGTGCCATACGAGCGCGACCGCCCGGCCGAGTTCGCGCGGCGGGACGTGCCGAGGGCCGACCTGCTGGACGGCGTCGAGCGCGTCCGCGCGCTGGTCGGCAGCACGCTGTCGCGGCTGGACGAGGCCACGCTGGCCGCTCCGCACCCGCGCGCCCTGCCCGGCTTTCCCGAGGGCATGACGTCCGGGTACTTCCTGATCCACCTGCACGGGCACCTGACCTGGCACCTGGGCCAGGTCAACTACCACCGCCGGCTGACCGCCCCCTCCACGTGA
- a CDS encoding roadblock/LC7 domain-containing protein, which produces MIIDALQGLPGVVAAALVGPDGLPTESQGEGGDALAAELASLRATFDRVTRRLGAGDVTRLAFTSERVEVVAVSSANHVIGVALTRGQDTRSAQQALARLALELTALPRADT; this is translated from the coding sequence GTGATCATCGACGCCCTGCAGGGCCTGCCCGGCGTGGTCGCCGCCGCCCTGGTCGGCCCGGACGGTCTGCCCACCGAGTCCCAGGGGGAGGGCGGGGACGCGCTGGCCGCCGAACTCGCCTCGCTGCGCGCCACCTTCGACCGCGTCACGCGCCGTCTGGGGGCGGGCGACGTCACGCGCCTGGCCTTCACCAGCGAGCGTGTGGAGGTCGTGGCCGTCTCCAGCGCCAACCACGTGATCGGCGTGGCCCTCACGCGCGGGCAGGACACCCGCAGCGCGCAGCAGGCCCTGGCCCGCCTGGCCCTGGAACTCACGGCGCTGCCGAGGGCCGACACGTGA
- a CDS encoding succinate dehydrogenase iron-sulfur subunit encodes MTQTTAPSTTTGAGPTAAPVGVTLLNLKVKILRFDPERDKKAHWVTYNVEAQPGDRVVDVINEIKWYQEPGLTFRRSCLHGICGSDAMLINGRNRLACKTLVRDVAKDGGTISVEPIRGLKVEKDLLVDMEPFFDAYRAIMPYFINESPAPAAERIQSEAEADLMAHSSNCILCACCTTSCPIFWVNGSYLGPAAIVQAHRFIFDSRDEATQQRLNIMNQNTGVWRCRTAYNCTEACPRDIPITQLIEEVKRAVMFQQA; translated from the coding sequence ATGACGCAGACCACTGCCCCCAGCACCACGACCGGCGCGGGGCCCACCGCGGCCCCGGTCGGCGTGACCCTGCTGAACCTGAAAGTCAAGATCCTGCGCTTCGACCCGGAGCGCGACAAGAAGGCCCACTGGGTCACCTACAACGTCGAGGCCCAGCCGGGCGACCGCGTGGTGGACGTGATCAACGAGATCAAGTGGTACCAGGAGCCGGGGCTGACGTTCCGCCGCTCGTGCCTGCACGGCATCTGCGGCTCCGACGCCATGCTGATCAACGGCCGCAACCGCCTGGCGTGCAAGACCCTGGTGCGCGACGTGGCGAAGGACGGCGGCACTATCTCGGTCGAGCCGATCCGCGGCCTGAAGGTCGAGAAGGATCTGCTGGTCGACATGGAACCGTTCTTCGACGCGTACCGGGCGATCATGCCGTACTTCATCAACGAGTCGCCCGCTCCGGCCGCCGAACGCATCCAGTCCGAGGCCGAGGCCGACCTGATGGCGCACTCCAGCAACTGCATCCTGTGCGCGTGCTGCACCACGTCATGCCCGATCTTCTGGGTGAACGGCTCGTACCTGGGTCCGGCCGCCATCGTGCAGGCGCACCGCTTCATCTTCGACTCGCGCGACGAGGCGACGCAGCAGCGGCTGAACATCATGAACCAGAACACCGGCGTGTGGCGTTGCCGCACCGCGTACAACTGCACGGAGGCGTGCCCGCGCGACATCCCGATCACGCAGCTGATCGAGGAAGTCAAGCGCGCCGTGATGTTCCAGCAGGCGTAA
- a CDS encoding roadblock/LC7 domain-containing protein has protein sequence MLAELTQLVSDVDGAWAAAIGGLDGLLIEGHSAGSADLGLLVAEHAGLLRAATTSYAHTLGGGQTRELYLRGERLSVYLHPIKTEYYLLLALDGRSNLGQARLYGRDAARKLGAML, from the coding sequence ATGCTTGCCGAACTGACGCAACTCGTAAGTGACGTGGACGGCGCGTGGGCCGCCGCGATCGGCGGTCTGGACGGCCTGCTGATCGAGGGCCACAGCGCCGGCAGCGCCGACCTGGGCCTGCTGGTCGCGGAACACGCCGGCCTGCTGCGCGCCGCGACCACGTCCTACGCCCACACGCTCGGCGGCGGACAGACCCGTGAGCTGTACCTGCGGGGCGAGCGCCTGAGCGTGTACCTGCACCCCATCAAGACCGAGTATTACCTGCTGCTGGCGCTGGACGGCCGCAGCAACCTCGGGCAGGCGCGGCTGTACGGCCGGGACGCTGCCCGCAAACTGGGAGCCATGCTGTGA
- a CDS encoding antibiotic biosynthesis monooxygenase family protein, with the protein MITVANRIYVKPEYHDAFEQRFRERAGMVDTMPGFVSNMVLRPVKDGEPFVVLTVWDSREAFDAWTQSDAFRQGHARSGTLPREAYSGPNVLEIHEVVTSTAPRAT; encoded by the coding sequence ATGATCACCGTCGCCAACCGTATCTACGTCAAGCCCGAGTACCATGACGCCTTCGAGCAGCGCTTCCGGGAGCGCGCCGGGATGGTGGACACCATGCCGGGTTTCGTGTCCAACATGGTGCTGCGGCCGGTGAAGGACGGCGAGCCCTTCGTCGTCCTGACGGTCTGGGACAGCCGCGAGGCCTTCGACGCGTGGACGCAGAGCGACGCCTTCCGCCAGGGCCATGCCCGCAGCGGCACCCTGCCGCGCGAGGCGTACAGCGGCCCGAACGTCCTGGAAATCCACGAGGTCGTGACCAGCACCGCCCCCCGCGCCACATGA
- a CDS encoding homoaconitate hydratase family protein, with protein MGMTIAEKILAAHSGHDHVVPGQLIECATDWVLCHEITTPAALRMLEERGMDQVFNPDQIVAVPDHSVPAMNIKAAKMYQKLKSWVHEKGIKHFYDVGRGGIAHVVLENTGLMKPGQTLVSGDSHTCNAGALGAFATGVGSTDLAGAIYAGRVWFKVPETMLIRVSGRTQPGVTPKDIVLEVIKRIGADGANYMVMEWVGDYIDALDMEGRFTLTNMAIEAGGKTGIVAVDDTTRAYMQDRGVSPDQYTEYHSDADAAFKVVVDIDASTVEPTVAYPHIPSNGRVAGSDRIAVTHAYVGSCTNGRISDLRDVARILRGRKVADGVQMIIVPATQLIWKQAAAEGLMEVFVEAGASVSYPSCGACLGMHSGVLGPDDVCISSSNRNFVGRMGDPSAQIYLASPATVAASAVAGFISDPRAYNDEAAD; from the coding sequence ATGGGAATGACGATTGCCGAGAAGATCCTGGCCGCCCACAGCGGGCACGACCACGTGGTGCCGGGACAGCTGATCGAGTGCGCGACCGACTGGGTGCTGTGCCACGAGATCACCACCCCCGCCGCGCTGCGCATGCTCGAGGAACGCGGCATGGACCAGGTGTTCAACCCGGACCAGATCGTGGCGGTCCCCGACCACAGCGTTCCGGCCATGAACATCAAGGCCGCCAAGATGTACCAGAAGCTCAAGTCATGGGTGCACGAGAAGGGCATCAAGCACTTCTACGACGTGGGCCGCGGCGGCATCGCGCACGTGGTGCTGGAAAATACCGGCCTGATGAAGCCCGGCCAGACGCTGGTGAGCGGCGACTCGCACACCTGCAACGCGGGCGCGCTGGGCGCCTTCGCTACCGGCGTCGGCTCGACCGACCTCGCCGGCGCGATCTACGCGGGCCGCGTGTGGTTCAAGGTGCCTGAGACCATGCTGATCCGCGTGAGTGGCCGCACCCAGCCCGGCGTGACCCCCAAGGACATCGTGCTGGAGGTCATCAAGCGCATCGGAGCCGACGGCGCGAACTACATGGTCATGGAGTGGGTCGGCGACTACATCGACGCGCTGGACATGGAGGGCCGCTTCACCCTTACGAACATGGCCATCGAGGCGGGCGGCAAGACCGGCATCGTCGCGGTGGACGACACGACGCGGGCGTACATGCAGGACCGCGGCGTGTCGCCCGACCAGTACACCGAGTACCACTCGGACGCCGACGCGGCCTTCAAGGTGGTCGTGGACATTGACGCCTCCACGGTGGAACCCACGGTGGCGTACCCACACATCCCCAGCAACGGGCGCGTGGCCGGCAGTGACAGGATCGCCGTCACGCACGCCTACGTGGGGTCGTGCACCAACGGGCGCATCAGCGACCTGCGTGACGTGGCGCGCATCCTGCGCGGCCGCAAGGTCGCCGACGGCGTGCAGATGATCATCGTGCCCGCCACCCAGCTCATCTGGAAGCAGGCCGCGGCCGAGGGCCTGATGGAGGTCTTCGTGGAGGCCGGGGCCAGCGTGTCGTATCCGTCGTGCGGCGCGTGCCTGGGCATGCACTCGGGCGTGCTGGGGCCGGACGACGTGTGCATCTCCAGTTCCAACCGCAACTTCGTGGGCCGCATGGGCGACCCCAGCGCGCAGATCTACCTCGCCAGCCCGGCCACCGTGGCGGCCAGCGCCGTCGCTGGGTTCATCAGCGACCCGCGCGCCTACAACGACGAAGCCGCCGACTGA